In Glandiceps talaboti unplaced genomic scaffold, keGlaTala1.1 scaffold_38, whole genome shotgun sequence, one DNA window encodes the following:
- the LOC144453286 gene encoding uncharacterized protein LOC144453286 → MYFTGKSTLQKKRKADEAFASELPLANSMSSAPPLANKHYKPYDYLAYIELRQSVLRQFNPENIPFHQYATVMMVLDDMKETCKIKTPLGISVVGMAKVLRHIKSGNDDGRLVWKFTNVLAVWAPFFNLAFEKLQELNADLFEQLVKLLPHGKELPSVDQIIAIRNQVENSEEYIQDFLYFVELLAEVMHQQSTQPLSTSD, encoded by the exons ATGTATTTCACAGGGAAGAGTACACTACAGAAAAAGAGGAAAGCCGATGAAGCTTTTGCCAGTGAATTACCATTGGCAAATTCCATGTCATCTGCGCCTCCTTTGGCCAACAAGCATTACAAACCGTACGACTACTTGGCTTACATT GAACTCAGACAGAGTGTTCTCCGACAATTCAATCCAGAGAATATACCATTCCATCAGTATGCAACCGTTATGATGGTATTGGATGACATGAAAGAAACATGCAAAATCAAAACACCCTTGGGCATTTCTGTCGTTGGGATGGCCAAAGTTCTTCGTCACATCAAAAGCGGCAACGATGACGGACGGTTGGTGTGGAAGTTTACAAATGTACTGGCAGTATGGGCGCCGTTTTTTAACCTTGCATTTGAAAAACTGCAGGAACTGAATGCCGATTTGTTCGAACAGCTTGTTAAGCTTCTCCCTCATGGTAAAGAGCTTCCGAGTGTTGACCAAATCATTGCAATACGAAACCAAGTAGAAAACAGTGAGGAGTATATACAGGATTTTTTATACTTTGTGGAACTACTTGCAGAAGTGATGCACCAACAAAGTACACAGCCACTATCAACCAGTGACTAA